From Osmerus mordax isolate fOsmMor3 chromosome 8, fOsmMor3.pri, whole genome shotgun sequence, a single genomic window includes:
- the LOC136947662 gene encoding prospero homeobox protein 1-like, with protein sequence MTGNCPSPVYSHQTFLQENQLLENLKHNSQGTFEGLQCRHPTMGQSTIGLVDLPWEPVKVKSKVTSRPVRSHQAQPLAMDRVVLDRLCVPNVKMECGTLQSMLKNHSYVVNEGLTTSHLKKAKLMFFYTRYPSSTVLKTFFPDVQFTRCITSQLIKWFSNFREFYYIQVEKFARHALMEGVTNVRELTVGRDSELFRALNMHYNKGNDLQVPDRFLEVAGITLQEFYIALSLAKDSDPSWKKAIYKVICKLDSDVPNEFKAPLTS encoded by the exons ATGACAGGAAACTGTCCTTCCCCTGTTTACAGCCACCAAACTTTTCTGCAGGAAAATCAGTTGCTGGAGAATCTCAAACACAATTCCCAAGGTACATTTGAAGGACTACAATGTAGGCATCCTACCATGGGTCAGTCCACCATTGGATTAGTTGACTTACCTTGGGAGCCAGTCAAGGTCAAGTCCAAAGTGACATCAAGGCCTGTAAGAAGTCACCAAGCTCAGCCTCTGGCAATGGATCGTGTGGTTCTGGACAGACTTTGTGTACCCAATGTCAAGATGGAGTGTGGTACCTTGCAAAGTATGTTGAAGAACCACTCATATGTGGTGAAT GAAGGTCTGACCACCAGCCATTTGAAAAAAGCTAAGCTGATGTTTTTCTACACTCGCTACCCTAGCTCTACAGTGCTGAAGACATTTTTTCCTGATGTACAG TTCACGCGCTGTATCACGTCTCAGCTCATCAAATGGTTCAGTAACTTCAGAGAATTCTACTACATCCAGGTGGAGAAGTTTGCCCGCCATGCCCTGATGGAGGGAGTCACTAATGTGAGAGAACTGACAGTGGGAAGAGACTCTGAACTCTTCAGAGCTCTTAATATGCATTACAACAAAGGCAATGACTTACAG GTTCCTGACAGATTTCTTGAAGTGGCTGGTATTACACTACAAGAGTTTTACATTGCTTTATCACTGGCCAAAGACTCTGACCCATCCTGGAAGAAGGCAATCTATAAGGTAATCTGTAAATTGGACAGTGATGTGCCAAACGAGTTCAAAGCTCCCCTCACATCATAG